Genomic DNA from bacterium:
GTGGCCGTGGTCGAAAACGCCCAGCAGCTCGAGAAGTTCTTGGCGATCCGCGATCGCCTGCCCGGGCTCCGCGGCATCGTATTGATGGAAGGCGAGGCCGATATCGAGGGAGTGCTGAGCTGGGACCAGCTCCTGGCCTTGGGAGAGTCCGTGCCCGAGGCGCGGCTCGAGGTTCGTATCGCCGCTCAGCAACCCGACGATCTCGCCACATTGATCTACACCTCGGGAACGACCGGGCCGCCCAAAGCGGTGATGCTGTCTCACCACAACATGATCTGGACCGCCCAGGCGGTGGTCGAGGCGCTCTTCTTGAAAGCTGAAGATCAGTTCATCAGCTATTTGCCGCTCAGCCACATCGCCGAGCAGATGATCTCTTTGCACGGGCCGATGCAGGTAGGGGCCTGCACCTGGTTCGCCGAGAGCCTGGAGAAGCTTCCCGAGAATCTGCGTGAGGTTCGCCCCCATGTCTTCTTCGCCGTGCCGCGGGTCTGGGAGAAGTTCCAGGCGGCGATCATGGCGGCCGGCGCCGATTCGAAGGGCCTGAAGAAGAGGATCGCGGCCTGGGCTCGAAGGAAAGGCCTCGAAGGCGGCTACGCCGCGCAGCGCGGCGACAAGCTGCCGGCATTCTATGGACTGGCGGAGAAGCTCGTCTTTTCCAAGGTGCGCGAGAAACTGGGCTTCGATCGAGCCCGGATCTGCGCTTGCTCGGCGGCGCCGATCACGCTCGACACGCTCGAGTTCTTTCTTTCGCTCGGGATCCCGATCCTCGAGGTCTACGGCATGAGCGAGGTGACCGGACCGGGGACCCTCTCGAGACCCGACAAGCTGCGCACCGGCCGCGCGGGATTCGCATTTCCGGGAGTCGAGGTCAAGATCGCCGACGACGGCGAGATCCTGATGCGCGGGCCGCATGTGTTTCTTGGCTATTACAAGGACGATGAGGCCACCCGGGCGACGCTTGATGAGGACGGCTGGATTCACTCGGGTGACATCGGTGACATCGACGAAGACGGTTTCGTCAAAGTCACCGACCGCAAGAAGGAGCTCATCATTACCTCGGGTGGTAAGAACATCGCGCCTGCCCCGATCGAGGCTCAGTTCAAGTCGATTCCCGGCGTGGCGGCCGCGGCGGTCATTGGTGACAGCCGCAACTACCTGACCGCGCTGGTGACTTTGGATCCCGAGCGGCTGCCCCCGGCAGCCAGGGCCGCGGGAAGTCCGGCTCGCGACATTGCCGCGGCGGCCCAGTGCGCGCTCTTCACGCGCTGGATCGAAGAGCAGGTGGACAGATCCGTCAACGCCACGCTGTCTCGGGTGCAGCAGATCAAACGCATCCGGCTGCTGCCCGAGCAATTCACGATCGAGGGTGGGGAGCTGACGCCGACCATGAAGCTCAAGCGGCGCGTGGTTCAGTCGAAGTACGAGCGCGAGATCGAAGCGCTTTACTCGTGAGAAGCGAGGCTTCCCCGGTTTCGACCGACCGCGGGGTATCGTCGACATGACGCTCGAAGCCGATGCGGTTCTATGGCTGAGGACAGCGGTGGCCACGTGGTTCGGGCCAACCGATACGGGCTCTGGCGACCAAGACGGTCGACACGGGGGTCGACCGCTACAGAACGGAGGGCCGCAGGACATCACCGGCCTGAACGGCGCGGCCGTGGGACAGCGGCTCGGGCACGCCCCCCTCGCGCTCTCCGAGCCCGCGGACTGGCCGGCCATTCAGCGCGCCGCCGGTCGCCACAATCTCGAGCCGCTGCTGTTCGACCTCGTCGAACGGGGCGAGGTGTCGGTGCCGCGCGAAACCCGAGATATCTGGGAAGGCCAGTACTATCGCAATCAGATCTTCAATCACGCGCTGTTCGAGACTCTGGCCGCGCTGCTCGCGGCCGCCGAGGAGAACGGAGCGAACGTCATCGTCCTCAAGGGGCCGGTTTCGATCGCACGCCGCCTGCGAGACCCCGGTCTTCGGGTGATGGTGGATCTGGATCTGCTCTGCCGCCAGGTCGATCTTGCCGTGCTTGCCGAGATCGCCTTGGACCTGGGGTTTCGAGCCGTAGGTGAAAACGCGACCTATCATCTCGCCTTTCAGCATCCCGAGCTCGGAGCGGGCTTGGAGCTTCATTTTGATCTCTACGAGGCAGTAGCCGAGCGCCGTAAGTTCCTGGAGCAGGTGATCAACGGGGCAGAGGTCCTGGAGGTGGACGGAGTTTCTTTTCTGGCGCCGTCTCTGCCGGCCGAGGTCGTGCTTCAGTTGGCTCATTTGCTCAACCACGATTACCGGGCGGATCTTCGGCATTGGCTGGACTTCGCGCTGGCGTGTGCAGACGCCGCCCCGAGGCAGCCGGAAGTCCGCCGACTGCTTCGTCTTTCGGACCTCGAGCCCGAGTACTCTGAGGCCGTGGCGATTACGAGCGAGCTCTTCGAGATCGATCCAGGGGCTCGAGGCCGGAAGGTCGAGCCTGAGATCTTCAGTGGAATCGAGGCGGGCTTGCTGGATCTAAGGGACGATCGCGCCTTTCTAGCCGGCGCCAGGGTGCACTCGAGCTGGTGGGCTCGCGCCCGCTACGCCGCCCGGCTTGTGGTGCCGTCACCGGGTCGCTGGCGAGCTCTCTCCGTGTCGGAAGACAGCGGAGTCGGCACGGCGCTTTTCCGCCACTTGAGTCGGGTGCTCAGACGAGGGCGAACCAAGGTGAAGCGAAGAGCCGACAGCGCGGCGCCCGCGGACTCTCCGCGCGCTCGGCTCTTTCGGCGCAGAAAGGGAGGAAGAAGGGGACACAATACGTAATTCGAGTTCTCGGATAAGTGCCCCACTCGGAAGGGTTGCTCGAATTACGTATTGTGTCCCCTTTTTCCTCAGGGGATCAGGATCCCGGCCAGGGTGGCGGTGATCCAGGAGGCGATCGCGCCGCCGATCATCGCTTTGAGACCGACTCGCGCCAGGTCCGACCGGCGGCTGGGCGCGATGGCTGAGATGCCACCGATCTGGATACCGATCGAGGAGAAATTGGCGAAGCCGCAGAGCGCGTAGGTCGAGATGATCTTGGCGCGCTCGGAGATGGCCTCCTCGGTGATGTAGTTGCCGAGTTGGCCATAGGCGACGAACTCGTTGAGCGAGAGCTTGATGCCCAGCAGGTTGCCGACCTGATCGGCGTCGGCCCACGGCACACCCATGACCCAGGCGAGCGGACGGAGCAGCGTGCCGAAGAGCGTCTGCAGCGAGCCGGGGAAGTAGCCCGCAAACTCCTGGGTCACCGGCGACAGGCCGCCGCTCGAGTAAGTGACGAGCGCCCCGTGCAGAAGCCGGCCGTCGATGAGTGAGTCCATCCAGTTGAGAACCACGTCGACGACCGCGATCAACGCGATGAAACCGAGAAGCATGGCGCCGACGTTGACCGCCAGCTTGAGACCGTCGCTGATTCCGCTCGAAGCGGCCTCAATGAGATTGCTGCCGCTGTCGATCTCCGGCATACTGACGTCGCCTGCCGTCTGCGAGTGTTCGGTTTCAGGATAGATGATCTTGCCGACGACCAGGGCAGCCGGGGCAGACATGACGCTAGCGGCGATCAAGTGACCGGCCGGCACCCCAAAAGCGATATAGCCGGCGAGCACACCGCCGGCAATCGTGGCGAATCCGCCGACCATGATGGTCAGTAGCTCGGACTTGGTCATTGCCTCTAGGAAGGGACGGATCAAAAGCGGTGCTTCGGTCTGGCCGACAAAGATGTTGGCCGAGCAGGACAGGGTTTCGGCGCCGCTGGTTCCCAGGGTCCAGCGCATGAAGTGCGCCATCGCCTCGACAACCTTTTGCACGATGCCCAGGTAATAGAGCACCGCCATGAAGCCACCGAAGAAGATGATCGTCGGCAGGACCTTGAAGCCGAACAGGAAGCCGAAGCCCTTCCAACCTCCATCGACGCCGTAGTAGGCGGGATCGGCCAGGTTGCCGAACAGAAAGCGGGCGCCATAGTCCGACAGGTTCAGAAAACCCGCGACCGAGCCGCTCAAGGACGAGAAGATCGTCTCCCCGTTCAGGCCCCGCGATACCAGGTAGCCGACACCGGCGGCTACGAAAAAGGTGGATGCCAGAGTCTGTGCCTTCGGAACCAAGCTCCAGCGCGCATTGACGAGCAGGAAGGCGACTGTCGCCAGCAGCAGCCAACCCATGGCGGCCGGCACGAAACGAGCCAGTATGGCCGCGATCGTGGCCACGAGCACCAACGAGCCGGCAACCTGGCCCCAATGGCCGCCTTCGGCCTTGCGGCTCAACAGATAGACGCCGATCACGGTGCCCAGCACCGCCATGCCCACGAAACTCCAGTAGTCGTCGCGCAGGATGATGACCGCGAACAGAAACTGGAGACCCAGGCCCCAGGCTACGGTGCGCAGTTTGACCTTGCTCCGATGCTCGGAGATGGCCCATGCGATCCCCAAGAGCACGGCAAGGCCGAGAAAGCTGACAAATTGCACTGAGGCCTCCTTCTTGTGAAGTCGCGTGATTGTACATCGGGGACACGATTCCTTCGTGTCCCCTCCCGACCCCGATTACGCGTAGCGGATCCAGCGCCAGAGCTCGCGAAAGGTGGGCTTCTTGCCGTACATGAGAATGCCGACCCGGTAGACGCGAGCCGAGAGCCACATCATGCCGAAACAGGCGGCCACGGTCAGCGCGTAGCCGAGCAGAATCTGCCACAGCGGTGGCATCTTAGTGGCGATTCGAAGCATCATCAACGACGGCGTAAACGGCGGGATCAATGAGGTCACCACCGCTAGAGTCGAGTCCGGATCGTTCAGGATCGGCATGAAGAAGATCCAGGGCAACACGATAAACACGACGGCGAGGCTCGCCAGCTGCTGGGCTTCCTGCGGGTTGTTGAAGGCCGAGCCGACCATGGCGTAGAACGACGAGTAAAGGAAATAGCCGAGCAAGAACAGCAGGATGAAGTTGACGCCGATGGCTACGGTAATGGTGGGCAGGTTCACCCCCTCCGGCAGCAAAGAGCCCGCGACCAGCAGACCCGGTGCGGTCAGCAAGATCGCGGTCAGCAGCCAGATCGAGAGTTGGGTCAAGCCGATCAAGCCGATGCCGATGAGCTTGCCCCCGAGGAGCTCGATCGGTTTGACCGAGGACACCAGGACTTCGACCACCCGGGAGCTCTTCTCGTCCAACACTCCGAGCATCACCTGCTGGCCATAGATGAGAGTGGTCGTATAGAGGATGATGAACAGACCGACCGCAAGTGCGAATCCCGCGAAGCCGCCACCTTCCCGGCTTCCATCGGCCGCCACTTTGACGGTCTCGAGGTCGATCGAGCCGCTCAGCTCTTCGATGGCCGTTGCGTCGAAGCCCGCTCGGGCGAACCGTTCGCGGCGGGCCACGCGTGAAAGAGCGCGCTCGAGCGCGCTCTGAGTGATGAAGTTCGAGAGGCTCTCGGCGTGATACTCGACCAGGCCGTCCTCGAGTGCGTCGGCTTCGATCCAGAGCCAGGCGTCGATCTCCTGAGCGAGCGCTCGCCGGTCCAGGTCGTCCCGAAGCTCCTCGTGAGGTGTCGAGGCTTCGACCAGCTCGAGGTCGAAGAAGACCCGGTCTCCGGTGCGCTCGGCGATTCCGGCCAGCTCATCGGAAAGTCTCGATGCCAGGGTTCCGGTGAGATCGACCACGGCGAGTCGATGATCGGCTTTGGTCTTCGACAGGATGAGCGACGGCAGGATGGCCCAGGCCGCCATGAGCACCGGCAGTGCGATGGTTGAGATCCAGAAGCCCTTGCTCCGGATCCGCGCCGCGTATTCGCGCTTGGCGATGATCGCCGTGCCGCTCATTCCTGGCCGGACTCCGCCTCGTCGGGACCTCTAGCTTTGTCGTCACCGACGGTGGCGATGAAGATCTCCTCGAGCGAAGGCTCCTCGGAGCGAAACTCCCTCACTTCCAGGTTTTCGACCAGCGCTCGCAGGATCTCGGCGGGTCGGGCCTCCTCGCTGAGCAGCAGGCGGACGTAGCCGTCGAGCACCAGGTGACTTTCGATGCCCTGGATCGCGGATAGCCGGGCGAGATCTCCGGAGGCGACCAGGCGATAGGCGAGACCGCCGTAGCGGCTCTTGATCTCGGCCATACCCCCTGAGAGGATGACTCGCCCGCCGGAGATGAGAGCCAGCGCATCACACAGCTTCTCGGCCTGCTCCATGACGTGGGTGGAGAACAGAACGGTCTTCCCGCGCTCCCGGTACTCGGCGAGGACATCCTTGAACAGCCCCTGGTTGATAGGGTCCAGGCCCGAGAACGGCTCGTCGAGGATGACGATCTCGGGGTCGTGCAGAAGCGTGCCGACGAGTTGGACCTTTTGCTGCATGCCCTTGGAAAGCTCTTCCACCTTCTGCCTGATCTGGCCGGCGAGCCCCACCCGGGCGAGCCAGTCTTCGATCTTCGGTCCGCTCTGTCTCTTGCCCACGCCGTGAAGCTCACCCAGAAACACGAGGTGATCGAACACCGACATCTTGCGGTAGAGGCCCCGCTCTTCGGGCAGGTAACCGACCCGCTTGAGGTCCGCGCGCGAGCGCGGGCGCCCGAAAAAGCGCACCTCACCGGTATCCGGCGCCATGATGTCCATCATCATTCGGATGGTCGTCGTCTTACCGGCGCCGTTGGGTCCCAGGAGGCCGAAGACCGCGCCCCCGGGGATTCGCAGGGACAGGTCGCGAACGGCGACGAAGTCACCATACGCCTTGCGCAGGCTCACCAGTTCGATCGAGTTGTTCGTCATGGAGTTCGGTGGGTTTGGCTCAGGTTCCGGGCCGCCGGCCATGGAGGCAGATCGTACCGCACAGGTTCACTCGGGACGGCCTGTCGTAACAACCTGCGCACGAAGATACTGGCCGCCGCTGGCTACTTGCTTCTGGCGTCGGTCGGTCTATACGCGGAGACGGTGGCCGGCACGGTCACCGACCTCGGCGGAGGTCCGGTGGAGGACGCGGAGGTACGCGCCGACGGTGCCGCCAAGGGTGTTCGCACCGACCAGCGTGGGCGCTTTGCTCTTCCGGTTGAGCCACCGGTGGTGCTGGAGGTGGGTCATCCCGGCTTCGAGACCCATCGTCTCGAGTTCGACGCGCTCCCGGATCGACCGTTGGAGATCGTCCTCGCGCCTCGCAGGGGAGTGGTGCGGGAGGAGATCGCGGTTTCGGCCAACAGGAGTCAGGGCAGCTACTCGCCCCAGAGCACCGCCGCTTCCGTTCTGACTCCCGAAGCTTCGGCCGGACTGCCGAGTGCGGTGGCCGAGTTGGTAGCCGAGGTTCCAGGCGTCTCCCAGAACGGCCAGGGCGGTTTGTTCCAGACCTTTTCGGTCCGGGGCGTTTCGCGGCAGAGGGTGCTGACCCTGGTCGAGGGCATGCGTATCGTCAGCGAGCGGCGAGCTGGGGTATCGGCATCGTTCCTCGATCCCCTGCTCATTGGATCGGTGGAGGTCGTCCGCGGACCGTCCTCCACCTACTGGGGCTCTGGAGCGCTTGGCGGAGTCGTGCAGCTGTTCCCCCGCCGTTTCTCGGATCTCTCGGTTGTGACCGGATACTCGACCGAGGGGGATGAGCGCTTCGTGCGGGCAGGATACGGCGCCGATCCGGACAGTGAGCCGGGCCAGGGAAGATGGAGCTGGGGCATCTCCGGGCGGCAGGCCGGGTTCGGCAAGACACCCGGTGGCGATCCGCTCCTCTCCGGATTCGAACAGCTATCCGCCACGTTTGCGCGCCGCTGGTCGGGCGATCGGATGACCTACGACGCGCTGGTTCTGGCGTCGACCGGGAGCGACATCGGCAAGGCCAGCACCGATTTTCCAGACCGAGCCACCACCTATCCTTCCGAGGCGCATACCCTCTTCCGTTTCGCCGCGAGTCACGAGAGCGGTTGGCGATTCGAGGCCTATGCCCATCCCAACGAGCTCGAGACCCGGGTCGAATCTCTCGGGGAGAGCGTGAGCACGGTCGACAACCGCGCCCTGGACTGGGGCGTTGATTTTCAGCGTGAGCTGCGATTCTCGAAGCGAAGGACCCTGCGTTGGGGCGTCGATCTGTTTGCTCGGCACGATGTGAGGTCGCGAGAGCAGGTGCGAGACCCGAGCGGTCGAGTCCTGGTCGAGCAGCAGACGCTGTCGAACGCCTCGGAGCAGGAGCTGGGCGTCTACGGAGCGATCGAGACCGTGATCGGGAACCAGGGTAACCGGGGCAGCCAGGGCAGCAAGGATGGTCAGGGTCGCCGGGGTGTCACCCTGCTCGCGGGCGGGCGATTGGCGCTTCAGAGCCAGCGCAATTCCGGCTTCGAGAGCGTCGATGATTCGGCGATTACGGCGTTTCTAGGCGCGGTGGTGCCGTTGTCAGAGGGCTTCGACCTGACCGCCAATCTCGGCACCGGACTGCGGTTCCCGTCGATCTCGGAGCGTTTCTTCACCGGCACGACGGGCCGTGGCTTTGTGACCGGCAATCCGGATCTCGAGCCCGAAGGCTCCGTGAGCGCCGACCTGGGATTGCGGTGGACGGGTACCACCCTCTTCGTCACGGGATCCTTGTTTCGGAGCGATATCGACGACTACATCGAGCGGATAGAGGCGGCACCGGATCGGCTCACCTTCGTGAATCTGGCCGCCGGCGAGATTACGGGCGTCGAGATCGAAGGCGCATGGCAAGCCTCGGACCGTTGGAGTCTGTCCTTCGGGGGCCACGCCATGGACGGCGAAGACGACGTGGGCCGGACCCTCGCCGATGTTCCCGCCCATCGCCTCTACGCCGGCTGGAGCCTCGAGGGCGAGCCCGGGCGTCGGCACTGGCGCTGGCGTGCGCGGTGGGAACGGCGTTTCGACAAGACCGACATTGGCAGCGGAGAGAAGGCCGTTCCCGAAGCGGACCTGGTGTCTTCTTCACTTGCCTGGCGCTGGCGGCCCGATCTGGGACTTCGCCTTTCGGCGAGCAACCTCTTGGATGAGGAGTACTTCAACTCGGCCGATCAGAAGGTGCCGTTGTCCGCCGGTCGCTCGGTTTCACTGTCCATGGAGTGGAGCCCCGTGCGCTAGAGGCCTTGCTACTCTTTTTACCTACCCGAGGAGGACGAACCGATGAAGAACCTGAGCCGACTACTCAGCTCACTGACCGTGTTCGGAGCGCTCGCCACGCCGAGTCCGCCGCTTGCCGCAGACGTGGAGCAGTTGCGATTGAATCTCGACAGCCCCGGTTGGGAGCTCTCCGGAGACGATACGGTGGTGGAGGAGCTCGATGGCCAGCTTGCGCTTCGGCTCAAGTCCGGCAAGGCGACCTATCGAGGACTCGAGTTCCTCGACGGCACGATCGAGTTCGACCTGCAGGTGACCAAGCACCGTTCGTTCGCCTATATCTACTTTCGGATGGAAGACGACGACGAGCACGAAGAGATCTACTTCCGATCGCACAAGACGCTCTTGCCGGACGCCGTGCAGTACACGCCGGTGTACAAGGGGCGCAGTCAGTGGCAGCTCTACCACGCTGCCGGGTCGACCGCCGCGGCTCCTCTTCCGGCCCGCGAGTGGATTCCGGTGAAGCTGGTCGTCAAGGGCTCTCAGGCGGCGATCTTCGTTGGATCGAGCGACGAGCCCCAGCTGGTCGTGCCCCGGCTCGCGCGAGACCCGAAGCCGGGCTTCTTGGCTCTGCGCTCGTTCATGACGTTTGGCACGCCCGCGGATACCTATGTGGCGAACTTCGCGAACGTCGTCGTGCGCCCTGGAGAGGTCGACTACGCGTTTCCGGCTCAGGAGACGGTTGCGCCGGACCCGGGTTGGGTCGGGAGCTGGCAGGTATCTCGGACCTTTGCGCCCGGAGAGGGCCTCGTGCTCGAGATTCCGGCCGAGGTCTCGACGAGCTCCGAGTGGCAAACGGTGCCGGCCGACAGAAACGGCCTGCTCGAGCTGGAACGCTATGTCGAGCGGCCCGGTAACATTCGCAGGGCCGCGGTTCTCGCTCGGCTTTCGATCACGGCCGACAGGGCAAAGACCCAGCGTCTGGATCTCGGATTCAGCGACGAGGTCAGCGTCTTTCTCAACGGCCGGCTGCTGGTTGCCGACGACGAGAGCTACAGTTTCAACTTCCCCCGCCGGCAGGGACTTCTTACCGCCGGCCAGCTTTCGGTCTTTCTGCCGCTCGTGGAGGGAGCGAACGATCTCCTGCTCGTCGTCACCGACAGCTTCGGAGGCTGGGGCCTTTCGGCGAGACTGGAGGAGCGGAACGGCGTGACAGTTGGGGTGCCGGAATGATCACCCTAGAGCCGGTCGGTCGCGCTCTGGTGCCGCGGAGCTCCGAGGCGGCGGTCCGGATCAGCGGGCCCAACTACGACGAGTTTCAGGGTGACCGGGAGATCCGGGAGCTCATCCAATCGAACCCCTCGAGCATCCTGCGCGTGACCATGGCGCACTGCGACACTTCGTCCGAGGACGCCTTTCTCGAGGAGGGATCGGAAGAAGCCCTCCAGCGGTCGGCGTCGAACATGACCGAGCTCATCGAGAGCCCGGACACCCGAGTGGTGGAGTGGATGCTCTGGGTTTACGAGATCGCTCGACCCGGAGTCGAGCCGCGCCAGATCGGTTTGGGCGGGTTGGCCCGCACGGGCGAGATTCGCACCAACGAGACCCCCCACGGTGTGATCATTCGCAACGAAGGTGTCCGGGAACCCAAGGCACGAGGCCGTGCCGACCTGATCGAGCGCACCCGTGCTTACGTGGGCATCGTCAACAACACGGTAGAGGACCGAGACGACATTCTGCTCGGGGCTCTCCGGGAGCATGCCCAGAGTCGCTCCAGCGACTTTGCCGTAGTGGACGAGGAAGGCTGGGCTCACGGCGTCTGGCTGGTGACCGACAAGGAGGAAATCGACTCGTTTCGCGAGCTGCTGGCCGGAGAGCCTTGTGCCTTCGTTGCCGACGGCAATCACCGGAGCGCCGCCGCGGCCATGGTAGGCCGCGGCAGCTTTCTGAGCGTGT
This window encodes:
- a CDS encoding NupC/NupG family nucleoside CNT transporter, producing MQFVSFLGLAVLLGIAWAISEHRSKVKLRTVAWGLGLQFLFAVIILRDDYWSFVGMAVLGTVIGVYLLSRKAEGGHWGQVAGSLVLVATIAAILARFVPAAMGWLLLATVAFLLVNARWSLVPKAQTLASTFFVAAGVGYLVSRGLNGETIFSSLSGSVAGFLNLSDYGARFLFGNLADPAYYGVDGGWKGFGFLFGFKVLPTIIFFGGFMAVLYYLGIVQKVVEAMAHFMRWTLGTSGAETLSCSANIFVGQTEAPLLIRPFLEAMTKSELLTIMVGGFATIAGGVLAGYIAFGVPAGHLIAASVMSAPAALVVGKIIYPETEHSQTAGDVSMPEIDSGSNLIEAASSGISDGLKLAVNVGAMLLGFIALIAVVDVVLNWMDSLIDGRLLHGALVTYSSGGLSPVTQEFAGYFPGSLQTLFGTLLRPLAWVMGVPWADADQVGNLLGIKLSLNEFVAYGQLGNYITEEAISERAKIISTYALCGFANFSSIGIQIGGISAIAPSRRSDLARVGLKAMIGGAIASWITATLAGILIP
- a CDS encoding DUF1015 domain-containing protein, with the translated sequence MITLEPVGRALVPRSSEAAVRISGPNYDEFQGDREIRELIQSNPSSILRVTMAHCDTSSEDAFLEEGSEEALQRSASNMTELIESPDTRVVEWMLWVYEIARPGVEPRQIGLGGLARTGEIRTNETPHGVIIRNEGVREPKARGRADLIERTRAYVGIVNNTVEDRDDILLGALREHAQSRSSDFAVVDEEGWAHGVWLVTDKEEIDSFRELLAGEPCAFVADGNHRSAAAAMVGRGSFLSVFFPAKTMGISPYNRLVETPRRFEEIRPELEMAFEVEALRGTVGPQARETHEVGLYTEGQWYRLQPRAGTYDPANAVEVLDADIVQRKLFDEIFGITDAADERLRYVGSNKDAAYLVREIDAGRSRYVVTLPAVTMPQFIDVCRQNRFMPPKSTWFEPKVRSGLVIALFD
- a CDS encoding nucleotidyltransferase family protein, yielding MTLEADAVLWLRTAVATWFGPTDTGSGDQDGRHGGRPLQNGGPQDITGLNGAAVGQRLGHAPLALSEPADWPAIQRAAGRHNLEPLLFDLVERGEVSVPRETRDIWEGQYYRNQIFNHALFETLAALLAAAEENGANVIVLKGPVSIARRLRDPGLRVMVDLDLLCRQVDLAVLAEIALDLGFRAVGENATYHLAFQHPELGAGLELHFDLYEAVAERRKFLEQVINGAEVLEVDGVSFLAPSLPAEVVLQLAHLLNHDYRADLRHWLDFALACADAAPRQPEVRRLLRLSDLEPEYSEAVAITSELFEIDPGARGRKVEPEIFSGIEAGLLDLRDDRAFLAGARVHSSWWARARYAARLVVPSPGRWRALSVSEDSGVGTALFRHLSRVLRRGRTKVKRRADSAAPADSPRARLFRRRKGGRRGHNT
- a CDS encoding AMP-binding protein, which encodes VAVVENAQQLEKFLAIRDRLPGLRGIVLMEGEADIEGVLSWDQLLALGESVPEARLEVRIAAQQPDDLATLIYTSGTTGPPKAVMLSHHNMIWTAQAVVEALFLKAEDQFISYLPLSHIAEQMISLHGPMQVGACTWFAESLEKLPENLREVRPHVFFAVPRVWEKFQAAIMAAGADSKGLKKRIAAWARRKGLEGGYAAQRGDKLPAFYGLAEKLVFSKVREKLGFDRARICACSAAPITLDTLEFFLSLGIPILEVYGMSEVTGPGTLSRPDKLRTGRAGFAFPGVEVKIADDGEILMRGPHVFLGYYKDDEATRATLDEDGWIHSGDIGDIDEDGFVKVTDRKKELIITSGGKNIAPAPIEAQFKSIPGVAAAAVIGDSRNYLTALVTLDPERLPPAARAAGSPARDIAAAAQCALFTRWIEEQVDRSVNATLSRVQQIKRIRLLPEQFTIEGGELTPTMKLKRRVVQSKYEREIEALYS
- a CDS encoding ATP-binding cassette domain-containing protein, producing MTNNSIELVSLRKAYGDFVAVRDLSLRIPGGAVFGLLGPNGAGKTTTIRMMMDIMAPDTGEVRFFGRPRSRADLKRVGYLPEERGLYRKMSVFDHLVFLGELHGVGKRQSGPKIEDWLARVGLAGQIRQKVEELSKGMQQKVQLVGTLLHDPEIVILDEPFSGLDPINQGLFKDVLAEYRERGKTVLFSTHVMEQAEKLCDALALISGGRVILSGGMAEIKSRYGGLAYRLVASGDLARLSAIQGIESHLVLDGYVRLLLSEEARPAEILRALVENLEVREFRSEEPSLEEIFIATVGDDKARGPDEAESGQE
- a CDS encoding ABC transporter permease encodes the protein MSGTAIIAKREYAARIRSKGFWISTIALPVLMAAWAILPSLILSKTKADHRLAVVDLTGTLASRLSDELAGIAERTGDRVFFDLELVEASTPHEELRDDLDRRALAQEIDAWLWIEADALEDGLVEYHAESLSNFITQSALERALSRVARRERFARAGFDATAIEELSGSIDLETVKVAADGSREGGGFAGFALAVGLFIILYTTTLIYGQQVMLGVLDEKSSRVVEVLVSSVKPIELLGGKLIGIGLIGLTQLSIWLLTAILLTAPGLLVAGSLLPEGVNLPTITVAIGVNFILLFLLGYFLYSSFYAMVGSAFNNPQEAQQLASLAVVFIVLPWIFFMPILNDPDSTLAVVTSLIPPFTPSLMMLRIATKMPPLWQILLGYALTVAACFGMMWLSARVYRVGILMYGKKPTFRELWRWIRYA
- a CDS encoding TonB-dependent receptor — its product is MAGTVTDLGGGPVEDAEVRADGAAKGVRTDQRGRFALPVEPPVVLEVGHPGFETHRLEFDALPDRPLEIVLAPRRGVVREEIAVSANRSQGSYSPQSTAASVLTPEASAGLPSAVAELVAEVPGVSQNGQGGLFQTFSVRGVSRQRVLTLVEGMRIVSERRAGVSASFLDPLLIGSVEVVRGPSSTYWGSGALGGVVQLFPRRFSDLSVVTGYSTEGDERFVRAGYGADPDSEPGQGRWSWGISGRQAGFGKTPGGDPLLSGFEQLSATFARRWSGDRMTYDALVLASTGSDIGKASTDFPDRATTYPSEAHTLFRFAASHESGWRFEAYAHPNELETRVESLGESVSTVDNRALDWGVDFQRELRFSKRRTLRWGVDLFARHDVRSREQVRDPSGRVLVEQQTLSNASEQELGVYGAIETVIGNQGNRGSQGSKDGQGRRGVTLLAGGRLALQSQRNSGFESVDDSAITAFLGAVVPLSEGFDLTANLGTGLRFPSISERFFTGTTGRGFVTGNPDLEPEGSVSADLGLRWTGTTLFVTGSLFRSDIDDYIERIEAAPDRLTFVNLAAGEITGVEIEGAWQASDRWSLSFGGHAMDGEDDVGRTLADVPAHRLYAGWSLEGEPGRRHWRWRARWERRFDKTDIGSGEKAVPEADLVSSSLAWRWRPDLGLRLSASNLLDEEYFNSADQKVPLSAGRSVSLSMEWSPVR